One Peptostreptococcaceae bacterium DNA window includes the following coding sequences:
- the queA gene encoding tRNA preQ1(34) S-adenosylmethionine ribosyltransferase-isomerase QueA — translation MNKSDFYYELPESFIAQEPLSKRDESKLMILDRKTGEIEHGRFKDVVEYLNSGDCLVLNNTRVIPARIFGKKTTGAEVEFLLLKRLDINRWQTLVKPGRRAKPGSVFEFGNGELRAEVLDVAEGGTRIIEFTYEGVFEEILEKLGRMPLPPYIMAKLEDQERYQTVYSKESGSAASPTAGLHFTEDLLVKIMDKGIEIAYVTLHIGLGTFRPVKEELIEDHEMHSEYYVLDEENADRINRAKKNGNRVIAVGTTANRVVETLGNESGLVCSGSGWTNIFIYPGYRFKVIDAIITNFHLPESTLIMLVSAFVDRETILEAYETAKSEGYRFFSFGDAMFIY, via the coding sequence ATGAACAAAAGCGATTTTTATTACGAGTTGCCGGAATCTTTTATAGCCCAGGAGCCTCTAAGCAAGAGGGATGAATCGAAACTGATGATTTTGGACAGAAAAACCGGTGAAATAGAGCATGGCAGGTTTAAGGATGTTGTTGAATATCTAAATTCTGGAGACTGTCTGGTTCTAAACAATACAAGAGTTATTCCCGCGCGAATTTTCGGAAAAAAGACGACAGGGGCGGAAGTGGAGTTTCTTCTTCTTAAAAGGCTCGACATTAACCGTTGGCAGACATTGGTTAAACCCGGAAGAAGGGCTAAACCGGGAAGCGTTTTCGAATTCGGGAACGGAGAGCTTAGAGCTGAAGTGCTTGATGTTGCCGAAGGGGGTACTCGAATAATAGAATTCACCTATGAGGGTGTATTCGAGGAGATACTCGAAAAATTGGGAAGGATGCCGCTTCCTCCCTATATAATGGCAAAGCTAGAGGATCAGGAAAGATACCAGACGGTTTATTCAAAGGAAAGTGGCTCGGCGGCTTCGCCTACGGCAGGACTCCATTTTACCGAGGATCTGCTTGTAAAGATTATGGACAAGGGCATTGAAATAGCCTATGTGACTCTCCATATTGGATTGGGAACATTTAGACCTGTCAAGGAAGAGCTCATAGAGGATCATGAGATGCATTCTGAATACTATGTTCTTGACGAGGAAAATGCGGATCGCATAAACAGAGCCAAGAAGAATGGGAATCGCGTAATAGCAGTAGGAACAACAGCGAACCGAGTGGTTGAAACCCTAGGGAATGAAAGCGGGCTTGTATGTTCTGGAAGTGGATGGACCAATATCTTTATATATCCGGGTTATCGATTCAAAGTAATTGATGCGATAATCACGAACTTTCATCTTCCGGAATCAACACTTATAATGCTGGTTAGTGCTTTCGTTGATAGGGAGACGATACTTGAAGCATATGAAACCGCAAAATCGGAAGGCTACCGTTTCTTCAGTTTTGGGGATGCAATGTTTATTTACTGA
- a CDS encoding DUF2905 family protein — translation MGFGGRTFVIAFYFPLVSSIIVSIILKLLLNLFSGI, via the coding sequence ATGGGATTTGGAGGAAGAACATTTGTAATCGCCTTTTATTTTCCGTTGGTTTCGAGTATAATTGTCAGTATTATATTGAAGCTTTTGCTTAATCTGTTTTCAGGAATATAG
- a CDS encoding SpoIID/LytB domain-containing protein: protein MKRAIKSSGLALLAFMFSFYLSYGAENVPQTIRIGLTFDNPSVESVAVASSEGFEFGVVNGDNYENLCPYIDFKKLRIEKASDFDESVFLVKAGSVSEDLQSLSDDIAMLEDMDEVFFSIYDDGWSMCAGPYSSKSEAESKAKSFSNETDKIDFNVSEYDSLILVESEGGTVLAYDSMRNEYLIKPFGEKNEDSVFSYNGHQYRGGVMIKRYVGSDLTVINYLDMNEYLYGVLPWEMSNSWPLEALKAQAIAARNFAISNYSKYSYLGFNLCGTNNSQAYVGYDYEGPVCNRAVDETEGQLLMWNGNVVSAFYHANSGGFTENSENIWSTEVPYLKGIRDDFSAGGPHYSWEIKYSEDSIYEIMRSAGYDVGKSIDMSIARRSENNHVLELLIESEKADVKLLKNAMRTVFGYDKLKSTLFEIRKDNDLYCINRGTSIERIPAKGISVLSGNGKISKTDFENCHVLGEFGEKENPGAKGFVIEGRGWGHGLGMSQEGAKAMAEEGYGYRDILSFYYTDTTIE from the coding sequence ATGAAAAGAGCAATAAAAAGTTCGGGTCTGGCTTTGTTGGCATTTATGTTTTCGTTTTATTTGTCATATGGCGCTGAAAATGTTCCGCAGACCATAAGGATAGGACTGACATTCGACAATCCATCTGTTGAAAGCGTTGCAGTGGCATCGAGTGAAGGATTCGAATTCGGAGTTGTAAACGGCGACAACTATGAAAACCTTTGTCCATATATTGATTTCAAAAAATTGAGAATAGAAAAAGCGTCGGATTTTGACGAAAGCGTGTTTCTGGTAAAGGCAGGATCTGTTTCAGAGGATTTGCAAAGTTTGTCCGATGATATTGCAATGCTGGAAGACATGGATGAAGTATTTTTTTCAATATACGACGATGGATGGAGCATGTGTGCTGGACCATATTCAAGCAAGTCTGAGGCGGAATCAAAAGCAAAGAGTTTTTCAAATGAAACGGATAAAATTGATTTTAATGTAAGCGAATACGATTCGTTGATTCTGGTTGAGTCCGAAGGCGGAACGGTTTTAGCTTATGACTCCATGAGAAATGAATATTTGATAAAACCCTTTGGCGAAAAAAACGAAGACTCCGTGTTTTCATACAACGGCCATCAATATAGGGGCGGGGTAATGATAAAACGCTATGTCGGAAGTGATTTGACTGTTATCAACTACCTTGACATGAATGAATACTTATACGGTGTTTTGCCGTGGGAAATGTCAAACTCATGGCCGCTGGAGGCACTTAAGGCTCAGGCGATAGCGGCACGAAATTTTGCGATTTCCAATTATAGTAAATATTCGTACCTGGGTTTCAATCTGTGCGGTACCAACAATTCCCAGGCTTATGTCGGTTACGACTATGAAGGGCCGGTGTGCAATCGGGCTGTGGATGAGACAGAGGGACAGTTGCTTATGTGGAATGGCAATGTTGTAAGCGCATTTTATCATGCAAACAGTGGCGGATTTACGGAAAATAGTGAAAACATATGGTCTACAGAGGTTCCTTATCTGAAGGGAATTCGGGACGATTTTTCGGCTGGAGGACCCCATTACAGCTGGGAAATAAAATACTCCGAAGATTCGATTTATGAAATCATGAGATCTGCGGGATACGATGTTGGTAAATCGATAGATATGTCCATTGCAAGAAGAAGCGAAAACAACCATGTTCTGGAGTTGCTGATAGAATCGGAAAAAGCCGATGTCAAATTGCTAAAAAATGCAATGAGAACCGTTTTCGGCTATGACAAGTTGAAAAGCACATTGTTCGAAATAAGGAAGGATAATGATCTTTACTGTATTAATAGAGGAACATCAATCGAAAGGATTCCAGCCAAGGGGATTTCGGTTTTGAGTGGCAACGGAAAAATCAGCAAGACCGATTTTGAGAATTGTCATGTGCTGGGGGAATTCGGAGAAAAAGAGAATCCGGGGGCAAAAGGATTTGTTATTGAAGGCAGAGGTTGGGGCCACGGTCTGGGAATGAGCCAGGAGGGTGCCAAGGCCATGGCCGAAGAAGGATATGGCTACAGAGATATACTGTCATTTTATTACACGGATACAACTATAGAGTAG
- a CDS encoding LysM peptidoglycan-binding domain-containing protein, with translation MKKSYRIANRKKFISSTALLLFLSFCLLSVPFKLIQADGIQERQYIEVVIKPGDTLWEIAESQNLNRDIREAIFEIKETNRLSGNIIQPGQKILVPVKFTK, from the coding sequence ATGAAAAAGAGTTATCGTATTGCAAACCGAAAAAAATTCATATCTAGTACCGCTCTTTTGCTTTTCCTTTCTTTCTGTCTACTGTCAGTTCCTTTTAAACTTATTCAGGCAGACGGTATTCAGGAAAGACAATACATTGAGGTTGTCATAAAACCGGGCGACACACTATGGGAAATAGCCGAATCTCAAAATTTGAATCGCGACATCAGAGAAGCCATTTTCGAAATAAAAGAAACAAACCGTCTTTCAGGCAATATAATACAACCCGGGCAAAAAATACTTGTACCCGTTAAATTTACTAAATAA
- the ruvB gene encoding Holliday junction branch migration DNA helicase RuvB yields the protein MIENNPSNRVITPDKKRDETEIEKSLRPKSLNEYIGQEKLKEKLKIFIDAAKQRDESLDHVLLYGPPGLGKTTLASIIANEMGVSLRITSGPAIERPGDLAAILTNLQENDVLFIDEIHRLSRSVEEVLYPSMEDYALDIIIGKGPSARTVRLDLPRFTLIGATTRAGLLTSPLRDRFGVICKLDLYEVKNLKKIVLRSSEILGVPIDDESASLIAARSRGTPRIVNRLLKRVRDYAQVMGDGTINEDTVAKAMELLEVDPLGLDGVDRKILMTIIEKFDGGPVGLDTLAASTGEEKNTIEDVYEPYLLQLGFINRTPRGRVVTSRGYKHLGMVNNGEEEITIWDLEEEHL from the coding sequence ATGATTGAGAACAATCCAAGCAATAGGGTCATAACCCCCGATAAAAAAAGGGATGAAACGGAAATAGAGAAGTCGCTAAGACCCAAGTCTTTGAATGAGTATATAGGGCAGGAAAAGCTTAAAGAAAAACTGAAAATATTTATAGATGCTGCAAAACAGAGAGATGAGTCGCTTGACCATGTGTTGCTCTATGGTCCTCCGGGATTGGGCAAGACTACACTTGCATCTATTATTGCAAATGAGATGGGTGTTAGCCTTCGTATAACCTCGGGGCCGGCAATCGAAAGACCCGGAGATCTTGCAGCGATTCTTACAAACCTACAGGAAAACGATGTCTTGTTTATAGATGAGATTCATAGGCTGAGCAGAAGCGTCGAGGAAGTACTATATCCCTCGATGGAGGATTACGCTCTTGACATAATAATAGGCAAGGGACCGAGCGCAAGAACCGTGCGTTTGGATTTGCCACGATTCACGCTTATAGGGGCAACGACTAGGGCAGGCCTTCTGACCTCGCCGCTCAGAGATCGTTTTGGAGTAATATGCAAACTTGATCTTTATGAGGTGAAAAACCTCAAAAAGATAGTTTTGCGATCATCTGAGATATTAGGGGTGCCGATAGATGACGAATCAGCTTCGCTAATTGCTGCAAGAAGCAGGGGAACACCCAGAATTGTAAACAGGCTGCTTAAGAGGGTTAGAGACTACGCACAGGTCATGGGCGATGGAACCATAAATGAAGATACGGTTGCAAAGGCCATGGAGCTTCTGGAGGTTGATCCATTGGGATTGGATGGAGTTGACCGAAAGATTCTAATGACAATCATAGAAAAATTTGATGGTGGCCCGGTAGGGCTTGATACGCTGGCGGCATCCACAGGAGAAGAAAAAAATACAATAGAAGATGTGTATGAGCCTTATCTTTTGCAGCTTGGTTTTATAAACAGAACACCGAGGGGAAGGGTGGTCACTTCGAGAGGATACAAGCATCTTGGAATGGTTAACAATGGCGAAGAAGAGATAACCATATGGGATTTGGAGGAAGAACATTTGTAA
- the ruvA gene encoding Holliday junction branch migration protein RuvA, translating into MIDYIKGIVKDTGENYIVVENNGIGYRVFTSMNTIGDIQDGEEIKIYADMVVREDNISLYGFYEKNELKMFRMLNKVSGIGSKLALAVLSTIDYNDVARCIASADSVSLTSVSGVGKKTAQRIILDLKEKVIKEFGEMEIMDRSRQDRMSLFKGEHRDAVDALMALGYSRTDAAASVQFVYEDGMKAQQIIKEALKSLLKR; encoded by the coding sequence TTGATTGATTATATAAAAGGAATTGTAAAAGATACGGGAGAAAACTACATAGTTGTGGAAAATAATGGAATAGGATACAGGGTATTCACTTCCATGAATACAATTGGAGATATACAAGACGGAGAGGAAATCAAGATTTATGCGGATATGGTGGTAAGGGAAGATAATATAAGCCTTTACGGGTTTTATGAAAAGAACGAATTAAAAATGTTTAGAATGCTAAATAAGGTCAGCGGCATAGGTTCGAAATTGGCATTGGCGGTATTGTCTACGATAGACTACAACGATGTGGCAAGATGCATTGCATCGGCCGACAGCGTTTCGCTTACAAGCGTTTCGGGGGTTGGCAAAAAAACAGCTCAGCGGATTATTTTGGATTTGAAGGAAAAAGTAATCAAGGAATTCGGAGAAATGGAAATCATGGACAGGTCAAGGCAAGATCGGATGTCTCTTTTCAAAGGGGAACACAGGGATGCAGTTGATGCTTTGATGGCTTTGGGATACAGCAGAACGGATGCTGCGGCATCTGTACAATTTGTTTACGAAGATGGAATGAAAGCGCAGCAAATAATAAAAGAAGCGCTCAAGAGCTTGCTAAAGAGATGA
- the ruvC gene encoding crossover junction endodeoxyribonuclease RuvC, translating into MLIIGIDPGYAILGYGVISYEGNKFDVIEYGTVTTSSDVELPNRLKKIYNELYDLFEKYKPDAVAIEELFFNKNVTTALMVAHARGVAVVAAAKAGLEIFEYTPLQVKQGVVGYGRAEKKQVQIMVKTILNLKEIPRPDDAADALAVGICHAHSGVMGKYFKIR; encoded by the coding sequence ATGCTGATTATAGGAATAGATCCCGGATACGCAATTTTGGGATACGGAGTGATTTCGTATGAAGGGAATAAATTTGATGTGATAGAATACGGTACGGTCACGACCAGTTCGGATGTGGAACTGCCAAATCGGTTGAAAAAAATATACAATGAGCTTTATGATCTTTTCGAGAAATACAAGCCTGATGCTGTTGCAATAGAAGAGTTGTTTTTTAATAAGAATGTAACAACGGCATTAATGGTGGCGCACGCTAGAGGCGTGGCAGTCGTTGCGGCGGCAAAAGCAGGGCTTGAAATTTTTGAGTACACTCCGCTTCAGGTCAAGCAGGGGGTTGTTGGTTATGGAAGAGCTGAAAAGAAGCAGGTTCAGATAATGGTGAAGACGATACTGAATCTTAAGGAAATACCCAGACCTGATGATGCTGCGGACGCTTTAGCGGTAGGCATATGCCATGCGCATTCGGGAGTGATGGGAAAATATTTTAAAATAAGATGA